The following proteins are co-located in the Vigna unguiculata cultivar IT97K-499-35 chromosome 9, ASM411807v1, whole genome shotgun sequence genome:
- the LOC114164117 gene encoding disease resistance protein RLM3-like — MSDSNVPEIKYDVFVSFRGKEIRDGFLSHLTEAFDKKKINGFVDDKLESGEEIWPSLVAAIERSAISLIIFSPDYASSRWCLEEILKIVECKEKYERIVIPVFYKVAPTDVRHQSGSYENAFANHRLNYTSQVQMWKDALKKSADLSGIESSKFR; from the coding sequence ATGTCAGACAGCAACGTTCCAGAAATAAAGTACgatgtttttgttagttttaggGGCAAGGAAATCCGTGACGGGTTTCTTAGCCATCTGACTGAGGCATTTgacaagaagaaaataaatggcTTCGTAGATGATAAACTTGAGAGCGGAGAAGAAATATGGCCATCACTTGTTGCAGCCATTGAAAGATCAGCCATTTCGTTGATCATCTTCTCACCAGATTATGCTTCTTCTCGTTGGTGTTTAGAAGAAATTCTGAAAATAGTTGAATGTAAAGAGAAATATGAACGGATTGTAATTCCTGTTTTCTACAAAGTGGCACCCACAGATGTAAGACATCAATCTGGAAGTTACGAAAATGCCTTTGCTAACCATCGACTAAACTATACGAGTCAGGTGCAAATGTGGAAAGATGCTTTGAAAAAATCTGCTGATTTATCTGGAATTGAATCCTCCAAATTTCGGTAA
- the LOC114162646 gene encoding disease resistance-like protein DSC1: MTRLVKPFIQSKGLVGIEEKIVEVELLIRKDPEDTTFIGIWGMAGIGKTTLAEQVFNKLRSEYEGCYFLANEKEQSHRHGIISLKNEMFSALLGHAVKIDTPTSLPQEILRRISCMKVLIVLDDVNDLDHTEKLLGTLDNFGSGTRIIVTTRDKQVLKANKVDKIYQVNEFSSKEALELFNLIAFNQSDHEMEFNELSQRVVDYAHGIPLVVKVLARLLCGRNRQVWESELHKLKKMSLTEVYDVMKLSYNGLDRKEKQIFLDLACFFLGSHVRVNAGDLKYLLKEDENDDTIVVGLERLKDKALITSFDDNFVSMHDALQEMAWEIVHQESRKPGSSTWLLDPNDDVYKALKNDKCLCAIRSLRIHLPTTGKKKLIPGIFAEMSSRLQFLEISVENNDDLFDQVYPLAEELQFLETELRFLCGLHYPLKSLPENFSTDKLVILKLQHGRMEKLWEGLKNLVNLKELDLMHSKELKKLPDLSQATNLEVLVLLGCSMLTSVDSSIFSLPKLESIDLWGCESLTLLTSNSQFCNFSYLNLDFCNNLREFSLISQNMKELRLGFTKVKVLPSSFECHSKLKSLHLTRSDIEMLPSSFKNLTQLQHLDMNNCNKLRTIPELPPSLKTLEVSKCNSLQNLPKLPSSLKTLNAVDCKSLETVSFHSTADEQLTENKKRYLFWNCRNLDESSAEAIVVNAEVNLMELANQPLPTPSQEHEFYNDYEYNYHSYQGVYVYPGSSVPAWFKHTETNGDIIIDLSSASPFELFGFIFCFVLNKFHETDITGRLEFNITISNVDVGEGKIGSVKIYTDYYSDWSYHVCVMFDQRCSVTLNNIAREQKRFKINVTVGARIEFYDNYHELPQEVLKGFGVSISAYNTQQIEL; the protein is encoded by the exons ATGACGAGACTGGTTAAACCCTTCATTCAGTCAAAAGGGCTTGtaggaattgaagaaaaaatcgTAGAGGTAGAGCTGTTGATACGCAAGGACCCAGAGGACACCACTTTCATTGGAATTTGGGGTATGGCTGGTATTGGCAAGACAACCCTTGCGGAACAAGTATTTAATAAACTACGTTCTGAATATGAAGGTTGTTACTTTTTAGCCAATGAAAAAGAACAATCACACAGGCATGGAATAATTTCtttgaaaaatgaaatgttTTCTGCACTATTAGGACATGCCGTGAAAATTGACACACCAACTTCGTTGCCTCAGGAGATTCTAAGGAGAATTAGTTGTATGAAGGTTCTTATTGTTCTTGATGATGTGAATGATTTAGATCACACAGAAAAGTTACTTGGAACTCTTGATAATTTTGGATCGGGTACAAGAATAATTGTAACAACTAGAGATAAGCAAGTGTTGAAGGCCAACAAAGTCGATAAGATCTACCAGGTCAATGAATTCAGTTCAAAGGAAGCTCTTGAACTTTTCAATTTGATTGCCTTTAACCAAAGTGATCATGAGATGGAGTTCAATGAGCTATCGCAGAGGGTGGTCGATTACGCTCATGGCATTCCATTAGTTGTTAAAGTTTTAGCTCGTCTTCTTTGTGGAAGAAACAGGCAAGTATGGGAAAGTGAGTTACACAAGCTTAAGAAAATGTCTCTTACAGAAGTTTATGACGTGATGAAACTCAGTTATAATGGTCTAGATCGCAAAGAAAAGCAAATATTCTTAGACCTGGCATGTTTCTTTCTTGGATCCCATGTAAGGGTAAACGCTGGTGATCTAAAGTATTTACTGAAAGAGGATGAAAATGATGATACAATAGTTGTAGGGTTAGAAAGGCTGAAAGATAAAGCTCTTATAACTTCCTTTGATGATAACTTTGTTTCTATGCATGATGCTTTACAAGAAATGGCTTGGGAGATTGTTCATCAAGAATCTAGAAAACCTGGAAGCAGCACTTGGTTGTTGGATCCAAATGATGACGTTTACAAAGCATTGAAAAATGACAAG TGTCTTTGTGCCATTAGAAGCTTACGAATCCACTTGCCAACAACTGGGAAGAAAAAGCTAATCCCTGGTATATTTGCTGAGATGAGCAGCAGACTACAGTTTCTAGAAATTTCTGTGGAAAATAATGATGATTTGTTTGATCAAGTTTATCCCCTTGCTGAAGAGCTTCAATTTTTGGAAACCGAACTTAGATTTCTTTGTGGGTTGCATTATCCACTGAAATCCTTGCCAGAGAATTTTTCAACGGATAAACTTGTGATATTGAAGTTACAACACGGAAGAATGGAAAAACTTTGGGAGGGACTGAAG AATCTGGTGAATTTGAAAGAGCTTGACCTTATGCACTCCAAGGAATTGAAAAAGCTGCCAGATTTATCACAAGCAACAAATCTTGAAGTTCTGGTCCTCTTGGGTTGTTCTATGTTGACTAGTGTGGATTCGTCTATTTTCTCTCTGCCCAAACTCGAAAGTATTGACCTTTGGGGCTGCGAGTCTCTAACCCTACTTACAAGCAATTCTCAGTTTTGCAACTTCAGTTATCTCAACCTTGATTTTTGCAACAATCTAAGGGAGTTTTCACTGATATCACAGAATATGAAAGAACTGAGATTAGGGTTTACAAAGGTCAAAGTACTTCCTTCATCGTTTGAATGCCACAGCAAGCTTAAATCGCTGCATCTAACGAGAAGTGACATTGAGATGTTACCTTCTTCCTTCAAAAATCTCACTCAACTGCAACATCTAGACATGAACAATTGCAACAAGCTTCGAACAATACCAGAGCTTCCTCCGTCCCTTAAAACCCTAGAAGTCAGCAAGTGCAATTCACTTCAGAATCTGCCAAAGCTTCCATCGTCTCTTAAAACTCTAAATGCTGTTGACTGCAAATCATTGGAGACTGTGTCGTTTCATTCAACAGCTGATGAACAATTAACGGAAAACAAGAAGCGGTATCTTTTCTGGAATTGCAGGAACTTGGATGAAAGTTCTGCGGAGGCTATTGTGGTGAATGCAGAAGTGAATCTCATGGAACTTGCAAACCAGCCTCTCCCTACACCAAGTCAAGAACATGAATTTTACAATGATTATGAATATAATTATCATTCTTATCAAGGTGTTTACGTGTACCCAGGAAGCAGTGTTCCAGCGTGGTTCAAGCACACGGAAACAAATGGTGATATAATAATCGATCTTTCTTCTGCTTCACCTTTCGAATTATTTGGCTTCATTTTTTGCTTCGTCCTTAATAAGTTCCATGAAACAGATATCACTGGCAGACTTGAATTTAACATCACTATAAGCAATGTTGATGTTGGTGAAGGTAAAATAGGCAGTGTCAAAATCTACACAGATTATTATTCAGATTGGTCATATCACGTGTGTGTGATGTTCGACCAAAGATGTTCTGTCACCTTAAATAACATAGCCAGAGAACAAAAGAGATTTAAAATCAATGTTACAGTAGGGGCACGAATCGAGTTCTATGATAATTATCATGAATTGCCGCAGGAGGTTTTAAAAGGATTTGGAGTAAGCATCTCAGCGTATAACACTCAGCAAATTGAATTGTGA